The proteins below are encoded in one region of Mya arenaria isolate MELC-2E11 chromosome 15, ASM2691426v1:
- the LOC128218799 gene encoding uncharacterized protein LOC128218799 isoform X2, which yields MLVRNNFKMWLWLLLILPTCLADTPSKSHSLETHPHVDIKPLETTHNVNPLVKGVHLGHETDEKHPQRHLLPVIHKGDFGGHGSNVLQPKKGKSKLAKLDKLKLKRKRKQWRLKKRLEKKRRQQPVPVSKAIRDAAKEVKKQPKALTKSINSLKKKPRMLKSKALRRKHARARKIKGKKVKKAMRDLKAKATKKQPKAMTKSINSLKKKPRMLKSKALRRKHARARKIKGKKVKKAMRDLKAKATKKQPKALTKSMKKPRKLKSKALRRKLARALKIKRKKGKKVKGGLKKLKSKTTDLKKKQLRSGGVRFRGRQRITVNRGRPVQHEVNDNLAADGRTHTYRTEGRNGRVRSKMHVTVSRNRGGRRRGRKSRTKETH from the exons ATGCTAGTTAGGAATAACTTCAAG atgTGGTTGTGGCTGCTGCTAATTCTTCCAACCTGCCTGGCAGACACGCCCAGCAAAT CACACAGCCTTGAGACACATCCTCACGTGGATATCAAGCCTCTGGAAACCACCCACAATGTCAACCCTCTGGTGAAAGGGGTTCATCTTGGGCACGAAACGGACGAAAAGCACCCACAAAGGCACCTACTTCCGGTCATCCACAAGGGCGACTTCGGGGGTCATGGATCCAATGTTCTTCAGCCGAAGAAAGGAAAAAGTAAACTGGCGAAACTTGACAAGTTGAAACTGAAAAGGAAACGTAAGCAGTGGAGATTAAAGAAAAGGCTGGAGAAAAAGAGACGACAGCAGCCGGTGCCGGTAAGTAAAGCAATCAGGGATGCGGCGAAGGAGGTGAAGAAACAACCAAAAGCGCTGACCAAGAGCATCAACAGTTTAAAGAAGAAACCGCGAATGTTGAAAAGTAAAGCGCTTCGGAGAAAACATGCAAGGGCCCGGAAAATCAAAGGGAAGAAGGTGAAGAAGGCTATGCGTGATCTGAAGGCGAAGGCTACAAAGAAACAACCAAAAGCGATGACCAAGAGCATCAACAGTTTAAAGAAGAAACCGAGAATGTTGAAAAGTAAAGCGCTTCGGCGAAAACATGCAAGGGCCCGGAAAATCAAAGGGAAAAAGGTGAAGAAGGCTATGCGTGATCTGAAGGCGAAGGCTACAAAGAAACAACCGAAAGCGCTGACCAAGAGCATGAAGAAACCGCGAAAGTTGAAAAGTAAAGCGCTTCGGAGAAAACTTGCAAGAGCACTGAAAATCAAAAGGAAGAAGGGGAAGAAAGTAAAGGGAGGTCTCAAAAAactaaaaagtaaaacaacagATCTTAAAAAGAAGCAGCTACGTAGCGGAGGCGTACGGTTCCGTGGCCGTCAGAGAATCACCGTGAATCGGGGGCGACCGGTTCAACACGAGGTGAACGACAACCTGGCCGCGGACGGCCGGACGCATACGTACAGAACGGAGGGACGCAATGGAAGGGTGCGATCTAAGATGCACGTGACTGTCAGCCGGAACAGGGGCGGTCGCCGTAGAGGGCGTAAATCGCGGACGAAGGAAACGCATtag
- the LOC128218799 gene encoding uncharacterized protein LOC128218799 isoform X1, which translates to MLVRNNFKMWLWLLLILPTCLADTPSKSAHSLETHPHVDIKPLETTHNVNPLVKGVHLGHETDEKHPQRHLLPVIHKGDFGGHGSNVLQPKKGKSKLAKLDKLKLKRKRKQWRLKKRLEKKRRQQPVPVSKAIRDAAKEVKKQPKALTKSINSLKKKPRMLKSKALRRKHARARKIKGKKVKKAMRDLKAKATKKQPKAMTKSINSLKKKPRMLKSKALRRKHARARKIKGKKVKKAMRDLKAKATKKQPKALTKSMKKPRKLKSKALRRKLARALKIKRKKGKKVKGGLKKLKSKTTDLKKKQLRSGGVRFRGRQRITVNRGRPVQHEVNDNLAADGRTHTYRTEGRNGRVRSKMHVTVSRNRGGRRRGRKSRTKETH; encoded by the exons ATGCTAGTTAGGAATAACTTCAAG atgTGGTTGTGGCTGCTGCTAATTCTTCCAACCTGCCTGGCAGACACGCCCAGCAAAT CAGCACACAGCCTTGAGACACATCCTCACGTGGATATCAAGCCTCTGGAAACCACCCACAATGTCAACCCTCTGGTGAAAGGGGTTCATCTTGGGCACGAAACGGACGAAAAGCACCCACAAAGGCACCTACTTCCGGTCATCCACAAGGGCGACTTCGGGGGTCATGGATCCAATGTTCTTCAGCCGAAGAAAGGAAAAAGTAAACTGGCGAAACTTGACAAGTTGAAACTGAAAAGGAAACGTAAGCAGTGGAGATTAAAGAAAAGGCTGGAGAAAAAGAGACGACAGCAGCCGGTGCCGGTAAGTAAAGCAATCAGGGATGCGGCGAAGGAGGTGAAGAAACAACCAAAAGCGCTGACCAAGAGCATCAACAGTTTAAAGAAGAAACCGCGAATGTTGAAAAGTAAAGCGCTTCGGAGAAAACATGCAAGGGCCCGGAAAATCAAAGGGAAGAAGGTGAAGAAGGCTATGCGTGATCTGAAGGCGAAGGCTACAAAGAAACAACCAAAAGCGATGACCAAGAGCATCAACAGTTTAAAGAAGAAACCGAGAATGTTGAAAAGTAAAGCGCTTCGGCGAAAACATGCAAGGGCCCGGAAAATCAAAGGGAAAAAGGTGAAGAAGGCTATGCGTGATCTGAAGGCGAAGGCTACAAAGAAACAACCGAAAGCGCTGACCAAGAGCATGAAGAAACCGCGAAAGTTGAAAAGTAAAGCGCTTCGGAGAAAACTTGCAAGAGCACTGAAAATCAAAAGGAAGAAGGGGAAGAAAGTAAAGGGAGGTCTCAAAAAactaaaaagtaaaacaacagATCTTAAAAAGAAGCAGCTACGTAGCGGAGGCGTACGGTTCCGTGGCCGTCAGAGAATCACCGTGAATCGGGGGCGACCGGTTCAACACGAGGTGAACGACAACCTGGCCGCGGACGGCCGGACGCATACGTACAGAACGGAGGGACGCAATGGAAGGGTGCGATCTAAGATGCACGTGACTGTCAGCCGGAACAGGGGCGGTCGCCGTAGAGGGCGTAAATCGCGGACGAAGGAAACGCATtag